accCACAGGGGGCATGTGCCACGatcccagtggatgcctgaaaccacggaTGGCACCAAACCCTATATGTACTATTATTTctcctatatatacataccttTTTCCGCAAGGAAGCACTGTACGGCTTCTCTACGGCATCTCCAAGTTGCCAGCAATACTGCTCTGGAGCGTTGGGGCCACTGTTAAGTGAGGctttacttgaacacaagcaccgAAATAGTGTGACAGTTGATTTGATGTCCTAaacagctactaagtgaccaCACATCATGGAGAGACTGGACAAGGGGACGATTCATGTCCAGGGCAGGACGGAATGAGGTGGAGTGAGATTTGATTACGCTACTCAGAATGACCCACAATTTAAAACGtatgaattgtttgtttctggagtttgtccatttaatatttttggactggaGTTGACTGCAGGTACCTAAAACCACAGAAAGCGCAACCCCAGATAAGGGGGAGCACCTGCAATGTCAGGCACTTGTCAAAGTATTCGGCACACACAATAATGCCCAACTCAGTAAGTGTTAGTTGTTATTatcacattattattttcattattgttgctattattgCTACAGAGTAAGTGCTTCATAAGtgttagttgtttttttattatgGCTGTCATTATTACTATTTCTCCTCTTAATTGTCACAAGGGGATGGGCCGAAGGGGCCTTTGCCCATGTTGTGCCCCGCCCCCACTTCCTGGTGGCAGGTGCTGCAGGAGAAATTCTCAGAGTTTGCCAATGAGACCGGCACAGCAGGGCGGGAGCGACTGGCGGCTGTGAACCAGATGGTGGACGAGCTGATTGAGTGTGGCCATACAGCTGCGGCCACCATGGCTGAGTGGAAGGACGGGCTGAACGAGGCCTGGGCCGAGCTGCTGGAGCTCATGGGCACACGGGCCCAGCTGCTAGCTGCCTCTCGGGAACTGCATAAGTTCTTCAGCGATGCCAGGGAGCTTCAGGGACAGATCGAAGAGAAGCGGAGGCGGCTGCCCCGCCTGACTGCCCCACCTGAGCCCAGACCCAGTGCCAGCTCCATGCAGCGGACTCTGCGAGCCTTTGAGCATGACCTACAGCTCCTTGTGTCCCAGGTGGGGTGCCTGTAAccaggagggaatgtgggaggtgcTGGGCAGCGTGGGTAGGGGATGTGGGCAGCAGAGCAGACAAAAATCAGGCTGTAGAGCATGTCCAAATTAGATggtgagacagagagaaaatggaTCACGAAACGGGGAGAAGTTAGATGATGGGGCAGGTGGAAAATGGACTGGTTACGTGGTGCACAGAAATCAGACAATGGCAGAAAAAGTTGTGCAGGATGGCGGAAGGAAATTAGATAGTATTTTCAGTGCAGATTGGGCAGGGATTCTCCTTGGAACTGTGAAGTGAATCTTACCCAGAGTCAGGTAGTCAGTCTAAAAGGAATTGTGGGAGGGTTAAGAGAAATTTGGCTCTGCGGCAGATAAAAAGTGGACAGCAGGTCTCATAGAAATCATatgattttcctcaaaaaattcagaTGGGGCCGAATTCATGCAAAGTGTAGTGGAGCTGATAGAAATCAGGCAGTGGATCTGACAGGAACTGGGAGGTGGAGCCGAGAAAAGAGATGGAAATGAAGCTGTGGACCTAATAGAACTCGGACGGCTGGACGGAAGAGCAGTGAGTTGCAGTTGTGAAGGAAGGCATAAAGTGGgcacttatttttatataaatcataTAGATCACTGTTAGAAACCAGGCGGAGAGATTGATAGTGATTTAGTGGTGGTTCTGTTAGAAATGTGGCGGTCACTCCAAGGTTGAATTAACAGAGAGTGAGCagtgggtcccacagagctcacACAGCAGAACCAGTAGAAATTGGGCGGGAGACCTGATAGCAATCGAATCGCCATTCTGAAGGGAATTGGGCAGTAGTAGGTAGGCAATGGGTctgaaaaaaccctgaaaaataaTTGGACAGCGTGTCTCATAAACGGCAGGATGGAAAGAAGGTTCCTGAAAGAAGTCAGATCAGTCTGAAACAAGACAGAATGGGCCTGAAAAAGTGAGGCGACAGGCCCGGTAGACATAGAGCCTCGAACCAAAGCAATCAGGGAGTGGACAAAAAGAAATCTGGTGGTAGGTCTAAAGGAAGTCAGAATGCAGGTAAGTCAAAGAAAAACCAGGCAGCAGAGAAGGGAAACCCACTGTGGGATCAGCAGGGTGCAGGCTTCTTAGGTTGTTAAGCCCTGTACCCAGCCAGtaggtgggggaaagagagggcaGAGCCCGGACCCCACAGAGGGCTGGTGCTCTACCTGGCCCTGGTTTGCCCCTCAGGTACGGCAGCTGCAGGAGGGGGCAGCACAGCTGCGGACGGTGTATGCAGGTGAGCACGCAGAGGCCATTGCCAGCCGGGAGCAGGAGGTGATGCAGGGCTGGAAGGAGTTGCTGGCAGCCTGCGAGGACGCCCGCCTGCACGTCAGCTCCACGGCCGACGCCCTGCGATTCCACAGCCAGGCCCGGGACCTGCTCTCCTGGATGGATGGCGTCTCTGGGCAGATTGGGGCAGCTGACAAGCCCAGGTGCTCCTCATCCCACCTCAGGCTTCCTACCTGCCTCTGGGCGGCCACCCCCTGCCCATCGGCAGTCCTGTTCCCATAAGAATCACAATAGCCAATACCTGCATGAcagctctgtgtgccaggcactgttgtaaaTGCTTCACGTGTAGTAAGACCCCCCGTCAGGCTTCGTGTCAGGGGCTCATAGCACAGGGCATACACGTGCCTTCTGTCCTTCCCACTTGCCCGCTGCTGTCCCCACCGTGGGGTGGCATGGCATGGGAGGGGCTGCCGCAGGATAGGGACAGGGAGgtgtggcactgtatgtgaggCTTAACCTAGCAGACACTGACTTACTGCTTACATACAGTTCATGCGGGTTGCTGGCAGAGGCCTGAACCACAGTGGTTGGGAGCCAGGTCCTTCCACCACTCTGCCCTGTGAGTCACTGGCCGGACCCTCCTGCAGATGAGGAGGGTCACAGGGGAGGTTTGACGAATTGAGCCTGCACTCATGTAGCATTGTTTCTTTCTGTGGCTGTGAGGCCTTGAGTCTACATTAAtttcctcagtaaatatttattgaatgcctactgtgtgccaagccccTGCCCCAGTGCAGCTTAGTCTGAGGGTCTGAGGGTGGAGACAGGAAACAGATAAGTAAACAAACGTCTAATATTATTTCAGACAGTAATAAgtgctctgaagaaaaataaagcaaggtgaGGGGACAAGGTGCTAGCTGGCAAGGCCTCTCTGGGGGATGTCAAGTGTGAGACCTCAATGAAGTGATGGTGAGTTGGGTGAAGTCTGGGGAAAGGGGTTTTCCAGGTGGAGGGGTCAGCAAGTGCACAGGCCTGAGGTAGGCTGCGGTTAGGCACGTGGAGGACCAGAGGGACGATCACTGTGGCTGGCTGGcgggagtgagggggagagtggagagagGTAGGAAATGCGATTTGAGAGGGAATAGGGTGTGGTGAGGAGTTTGCCTTTTCTCCGAGTGAGACAGGAGCCACGGGAGGGTCTAGAGCAGGGGACTGATGGGCTGTGACGTACATTTGAGAAAAATTACTGTAGGTGCTTTGTAAGAAATAGAGTGTGGAAGGCAAGGATGGAAGCAGGTAGACCAGTCAGGAGGCTGCTGTGATAAACCAGGTGAGACACGACGGTGGCTTGATCCCGTGTGGTGGCTGCAGAGATGGGCGGAAGTGATTAGTCTTAGGAATTTACAGTCTTTTCATTATGAACACTTTCAAATAGGCACAGAGGCAGCCATAACGGTGTAGTGAACCCACGTGCATATATGAACGCCTGGCCTGAACAATCTGGCCGGTCTTGTTTCATctgcaccaccccccacccccccactgctTGCtgagttattttaaagtaaatctcaGGTGTCGTGTCATATCACGAGGTATGCTTTACGATGATAAATGTCCAGTTTCGACTGATGGACTGGCTTCAGGGCCTGAGGGAGAAGGAGTCCTGGATAAGTGATGGGTGAACTTACTGAGGCAGAGGGTTCCAGAGGAGAGTCAGATCATTCCAGATGACCTTAGTCTTAGGAAGAAGCCATTACAATGTGAAACCTTTGGAAATAAGTTTGGACCTTTTAAGTCTCATAAAGCTATACCTGCTGCCTGGTGGAACATTCAGAAATTTGAAGTTTGTTTCGGACACATGCCAGCGGACAGCGGTGCTGTCCAGGAGTTACACAGTGCAAGCCACAAATGCAAACCCCACATATAATTGAAGATTTTCTTGTAACCACATTAAAAGAGTCGAAAGAGGAAAGTGAAATTAACTTTAGTAACtgcaattcattttatttaacctaGTATACCCAAAATATTATCAGTTTTAACATGTagtcaatattaaaattattgaaatatttgatGCTTTTTTATACCAAATCTTCAAAACATGGTGTGTACTTTACCCTTCAGCACCCCTCAGTTCAGACTAGGAACATGTCTGGTGCTCCTTTGCCACAATGACTGGTGGCTACTATACTGGACGGCACAGGATTGGAAGGTTAGAACCACCCAGCTAGGGAAATCTTCAGGAGCACAGCTttagaaaattggaaaaactggatCTTGAAGTCTTAGCTATGACTCACAAAGTGTGACATTGTAGTACCATGGGAAAGGTTGGAATCACTGCGTCAGTGGGGAGCCTTGGACCCTCAGAACTTGCTCATAGCAGGTGGGATTCTGGAGACAGTGTGGAACTGTGGCCCCAGGGATTCGGGCTCCTCTACAGCTGTCTGTATGGGGTGGGAAGCTGCCTGAGGCTCAGACCCCTGCCACCGCCCACTGCAGGGATGTGTCGTCGGTGGAGGTGCTCATGAACTACCACCAGGGCCTGAAGACCGAGCTGGAGGCACGGGCACCTGAGCTAACGGCCTGCCAGGAGCTGGGCCGCTCTCTGCTGCTCAACAAGAGTGCCATGGCTGacgaggtggggaggggtgcagcGGGTGCCCCTCTGCCATCCATGCCCCCTGGGGTGGGAGCCACCCTGAttcctctcctgcccaccccccactcccagatCCAGGCACAGCTGGACAAGCTGGACACCAGGAAGGAGGAGGTGTCGGACAAGTGGGACCGTCATTGGGAGTGGCTGCAGCAGAGTGAGTGGGGCCTGCACACATGTGGCTCAAGGGCACAGGGACTTTCTCTCGTGTGTTTAGAAAGGCCCAGAGGGTGACATGGGCACGCTCTGCACATCACCCATGGGTCCCCATCAGAAATCACGAAAGCCTGGCGGGGAGGACAAGGGGGCTGCCTCGCCATTGAAGCAGATATTTAGAGGAGAAACTGGTGCCCTCTAAAGTAGCCTCAGCTTCTCATTCCTACAGAGCTCAGAGTGGTCCAGGCTAGATGTAGTCggagtggggaggaggtgtgTGGAAGGCCAGAGGAGACAGCCACTGCCCCACGAAGGGCCCACAGGTGTCCCAGCACCCTTACCCCGAATGTCTCCTCAGTGCTGGAGGTGCACCAATTTGCCCAGGAGGCGGTGGTGGCGGATGCCTGGCTGACAGCGCAAGAGCCGCTCCTGCAGAGCCGCGAGCTGGGCAGCAGTGTGGACGAGGTGGAGCAGCTTATCCGGCGCCACGAAGCCTTCCGCAAAGCGGCTGCAGCCTGGGAAGAAAGATTCAGCTCTCTACGGCGCCTGACCACGGTCAGCCCCGACCCCCACACCCACATCGTCTATATAAGACGGAAACGCTGGGACTTGGAGCTCAGGGTTGTGTCGAGAGGCTGAGACAGATCCTCACTGGGCTCCCAgtctgggggtggtggtgggggagttGGGGGGTGGACAGACCTGTCACCAGACAGTGGTAGCCGCGGGCTGGGATGGGTAAGCAGAGGGGCTGTGGGAGTCTGGAAGCACTTGGCCTGGTCTGGGAGAGTCTCATCTGAGACTTAAAGAACGAGGAGGACAGACCATTGTAGTCAAAAGTCTTAATTAAGGTCCTGGGAGGGGACCATTAAGGAAGGAGGTAATGGGGGTCAGAAAGGCACCTAGAGAAAGTGATGCTTTAGCTGATTCTTAACAGAACAGTAGGTATTTGCTGGAGAAAATAGGAATTAAGTTCCTAGCAGAGAGCAAGTCATAGGTGCAGGCCTGGACAAGCTTGTTTTTTCACCAATGAAACTAATAACCTGGGTTGTGAGGCAGACAACCCAGAGTTGCCTTTccgcgcccccccgcccccccggcccCTCACCACGCCCCTCCACCTGACCCTGGCCCCTCCGTCCCCAGATCGAAAAAATCAAGGCAGAACAGAGCAAGCAGCCGCCCACTCCTCTGCTGGGGCGCAAGTTCTTTGGGGACCCCACAGAACTGGCAGCTAAGGCGGCACCCCTGCTGCGGCCAGGGGGCTACGAGAGGGGTTTGGAGCCCCTGGCCCGCCGGGCCTCGGACGCGTTGTCTGCCGAGGTGCGGACCCGGGTGGGGTACGTGCGCCAGGAACTCAAGCCTGAGCGCCTCCAGCCGCGCATCGACCGGCTGCCCGAGGTCCCAGGGAGGGTTGAGCCCATGGCCCCACCAACCGCACCAGAGAACGTGGTGGAGACCCCCGGGATCCCCGCAGTAGCGGAACAGGTCCGGCCGCGGCCAGAGCGCCAAGAGTTGGCTGATCGCGCGGAGGAATTGCCCAGGAGGCGGAGGCCGGAGCGGCAGGAATCAGCAGATCAATCCGAGGAGGCTGCACGGAGGCGGAGGCCGGAGCGGCAGGAGTCGGTGGAGCACGAGGGGGCACACAGCCTTACCCTGGGCCGCTACGAGCAGATGGAGCGGCGGCGGGAGCGGCGCGAACGGAGGTTGGAGCGGCAGGAGTCCAGTGAACAAGAGACACCCGCCAGAGGAGAGCTGGCCAGGGGGTGAGGCCTCATTGGTCcagggagtgagggtggggaggcagagagaggtccTGGAGCCAACAGGCAGAGTGGAGAGGGCTTCCGTCTGCCGAACTGCCTACGGAGGGAGAGAGACTCCTGGTACCCATTTTGCAGAGATGTAAACTGAGCCTGAAAGAGGGTAGATGACCTGCCTGCTCTCCAACAGCGCAGTTCTAACCGTTGAAAGGACAGTTAGCCAGAGTGTGTTGTGCAGACCGATCCAATCAGCTGTGTATCCAGAAAGAGGTATTTGGGTCAAACACATTTCAGTGACAATGACTTCTTGACCCCTTTTTAAATTTCGTATTTCACGAACGTTTGCTGAGTGCCCCCCTGTGTGTGCCACGTGCTGGGGAGAGCAGGGACGGAGCCAGCCCGGCCCTGCTTCCGTGGGCTCACAGTCCGGTAGGGGAGACACACTTGTCACCACACAGTGATGACCCAGAATGATCAGAGCTGGAATGGGGGGAGGCCAGTGGGCTTGGAAGCGCAGGGGTAGGTGGGAAAAGGCAACCGTGTGTTCAAAGGCTTGAAGGCACCAGTTTGCATTTTGCTCTTCCTGTTGCTTAAAACTCAAAAGGGAGAGAGGTTCCGTCCTCCATTCAGCAGCCACGACCTGAGCACCTGCGGTGTGTTAAGGCCAGCATCTGAGAGGCAGCTGCGGAAGTGAGTAAGGGCCAGCTTGGTCCCTCAGAGAAGGCACCGCAGTTCCACTGGGtctttctgcccccacccccaggaaggcCACCCTGGCTGACATTGTGGAGCAGCTGCAGGAGAAAGAGGCAGGCCCCGGGCTCCCTGTTGGGGTAAGTTGAGCCTAGGAATGGTGGGGAATGGAGAGCTCTTCAGTGCAGTCGTCTGGATCCCAGAAACACCAGGGTCTCACCCTGGCTCACCCCTGCAGTTGACCCCTGCAGAGAGGCTCTCCGGGGATGGAGAGGGTCCCCAGATGCCTCCCCATATTTTCTCCCTTAGAAAGATGAGGCCACCGACCTGAGAGACTCCtccctcctacacacacacacacacgcacgcacgcacacacacacacacacactacagagTCTTCCCACATCTGCTCTGGACTGTCTCCAGTCCAGTGGCGGGAACCTCAAATTTCCTTATGGACACCACACACAGAAAGCCTAGATTCTCCCCACAGACCGCTGGGACACCCACGCGCCCGCTTCCCACCGTCCTGACCCCTCCGCCCCAAGGTCCAGAAGGATTCCGAACCTGAGGCCGGACAGACTAATTCCCAAGACCAGCGGGCCCCTAAGAGTTGGGTCTCCGGCCCCCAGGTCCTCCCATACTCGCCCCCGAGACAGAACGGCCCCGCAGACACATGGGACCCCCACACCGGACTTTGTACAgcacccctcttcccctcccttcccacagaCATCGCTGCCTCAGCCTCGCGAGCTACCCCCCGGCCGCCTGCCCAACGGGCTTGAGCCTCCCGAACGGACACCTCGGCCGGACCGGCCGCGGGCGCGGGACCGGCCCAAGCCCAGACGACGGCCTCGGCCCCGAGAAGGTGGTGAGGGCGGGGGAAGCCGGCGCTCGCGCTCGGCCCCCGCGCAGGGCGGCTCTGCCCCCGCGCCTCCgccaccacccacccacacagTGCAGCACGAGGGCTTCCTGCTGCGCAAGCGTGAGCTCGACGCTAACCGCAAGTCGTCCAATCGGTGAGCGTGTGGGAGCGGCTTTTGAAGGCGGGTTCCAAGCTTGGGATGTCCAGTAAATGAATAGGTGGGAGTGAGAAGGGCGTCTAACCAGCGgcggggtgggcggggcctggagAAGGGCGGGGCTTAGCTTTAAGTAATCAAGCAATGAGCGGGAGGGGTGGGGCCTAAAGCTAGTGTGGCCAATGGGTGAGCGAGTGGAGCTTAAATGAGGGCGGGACCTGAAGAAAATGTTCCTAAAGTGAATAAATCGCGACCCAATACTGTAGCAACCAACCTAGGAGTTAGTTAAAGCGAATAGCAAATTGGATGTGGGGTCTAGTCTAGAGGGTTTCAGTATCTCATGGGATAAAGCCTGGAGGGGTCCATCCAACCAATTAATGGGGTGGGTCCAAACCCAAAGTTTTAAATTGGGGGAAAATCTGAGAAGGTGTGGAGCCCAAACTCTGAGGGTTGAGGTCATCTCATATCGATATCCGAAAGGGGGCTTAACGGTGGTGTATTTACTGTTGGGAGTCCAGCTCCTGGTTGCCCAGCTCTTTTTTGTTCAGCTGGGCAGCAGAAGCTGGGGAGTGGTGAAGCCAAAAAGGGTAGCAGCGCTGGCCAATGAGCAGAGTGAAGTCTAGATCCATGAAATGGGAAGAACAGACAGATTGCCTGTGGGGTCTCAGGcagtctttcttcttttgtgCTGAGGCCAAGATAGGAATAACCAGGGGTACTTCGGTGTATTTTGCTCTTGGGGGACTTACTCCTCCCTAGTTGGGGCTTTAGCTGAATGAAGAGATGAATTCTTCATTCCAAGCCGTAGACCAATAAGCTTTCCTTTCGGGAGATTCCATGGGAGGTAGAGGAGTGGCTGGGAACACGCCCAAGCAAAAGGCATATAAAGGACACAGCTTAAGTCTTCACTTCTAGAAATTCAGTGTGAGAGCATATTAGGAAGGGCAATCCCAGCAGGGCCAGCCTGGGCAAAGACTAGGTACTGAGAGAGTTAGACCCTGCCCTCAGCTCAGGAACACCCAAGGCGTCTGGCCCCTGTAAAGCAAAGGCCCCGAGGGAGGAAGGCTCTGACAGATTCAGCCCATGAAAGATACTGACGAAGAGGACCCAGGCAGAGTGCTGCAGCGCTGCCTTGAGCCCTGTCTCATTGTCCCAGGTCGTGGGTGAGCCTGTACTGCGTGCTCAGCAAGGGGGAGCTGGGCTTCTACAAAGACGCCAAAGGCCCGGCATCTGGGGGCACTCATGGTGGGGAGCCACTGCTCAGCCTGCACAAGGCCACCAGCGAGGTGGCTAGTGACTACAAGAAAAAGAAGCACGTCTTCAAGCTTCAGTGAGACTCCCAAAGGGCCAGAGGGAGGGATCCAAGCCCCAGCTGTCCCCTCCCAGCAATCCCCTGCTCCCTTGGAAAAATAGTTGGTAGAAGGATGAGCCAAATCCCTGCCCCAGATCCCCCAAGTCCTGTGTCCCCTCTTACAGAACCCAGGATGGCAGCGAGTTTTTGCTCCAGGCTAAAGATGAGGTGAGATCTGGTTCTTTCCCTGCCTTATTTGCACCTCAGGGACCACCTGGCTGGCTGGTTACTGGCCCAGAGTGATGGGGCTGTGAGGGGGAAGCACAAGCTAGAGTTATCAGGGCTGTAATGGCAAAGCCCATGGGCAGAGAAAGCCCAGAAGAAGTTCAAACCTAGTTGGGGGGGGAGGCAATCAGAGAGTAAGGGGTTATGTGGCAGATCAGGAGGCCTCCCTGCAGTCCCCAGGACAAAGTCCAATCTCCTTGTCTCTGCCTATGAGGTAAGGTTGGAAAGATAAGAGAGGGGGAAttagctataaataaataaattaattaattaaatggagGAGGCTGAAGGGGTTGatacaggcagagggaacagcaagtgcaaagaacTAGAGGTGCAGAATTGCAAAGCATTAACTATGCTTGAGGAGAGTTCAAGGAGAGGTTTGCAGGGGCTGGATCTTGTGGTCCAGAGGAGGTCAGGTTTGCCTTAAGGGCACTGGGAAACCGTGGCAGAGTATTGAGCAAGGGAGGGTTACTGTGATGCATAAAAAAGATCCCTTTGCCTATCTTGTGCTGGGTAGATTGGAGAGGGCAAGAGTGGAGGTGTGGAACCCGGAAGTGGCCAGGGCAGGGACTCAAGTGGGAGAGCACAGGCTAAACCTTGGCAGGCCTGTGtcaaggggaggaggaggtgagtgagAAAGTCAGGAATGTGAGTGGACCTTGGGACTAGGGCTAAGGGGGAAaaggacagaggaggaagagcaggagtgGAGGTGGtttgaagagatttttaaaataataactttttatttcattcatcctCACAAGAGGTCATAAATAGGTCTTTATTCTCTCCATGACTCCTTTACTTATctttaaaattgagataaaaatagtttttcatcATAGGGTTAGTGGGAGAATTAAATAAGTTGATACATGTAGAGTACTACTTACAGGGCCTAGTAAGTGCTCTCTCTGTGTCTGCTGACATTAATCGGCCTCCTCTCTTACAAACACCGACTCTGTGCTGTTTCCTCTCTTCAGGAGGAGATGAACGGCTGGCTGGAAGCTGTAGCCGCCACGGTGGCGGAACATGCCGAGATCGCCCGCTGGGGACAGACACTACCCACTACCTCGTCTACAGACGAGGGCAACCCCAAGCGGGAGACAGGGGAACGCAGGGCCAGTGGGCGCCGGAAGTGACTTCCCACCCCCAGGACCTGACACAACTCCCCGCCCCTCCTCTCCGAACTGTGGGCACAAAGACACTTTCTTCCGCAGGGGCTGGAGCCCCTAGTTCCACCAACACTGCGGACGCGCTTTGACGGGCAATGGAAAGGAGGGGACTTCTCCTGCACCCCAAAaagtggtggggggattgccGCCCCTATAGCCATATCTCGGCCCCTTCCCGCTCGCCATCCCCACCCCAGGTGCTGGGGCTCCATTATTTTTATGCAATAACTGAGTTTGGGGGAGCGGGTAAGGGGCCCGTTGAGCCAAGACCCCTGCCGGGATCCCCAGATCCTGCCCTAGGAAGCTGGAGTGGAAGGGGCGATAATTCCTGCCCCCCTCTCCGCCCTAGGGATGGGTATGGGGGAGCTGGTGAGGTCCCCTGGACCATCCAGGGTgctagggggtggggaggggacggcCCCTCCCCGCCTTTACCTCACTTCCAATGCTGCCTTGATCTCTGTCTGGGAAGGGGGAGTGAAGGGGCCCAAGCCCCCGCACTCCGCCGTCTCAGAGCCATGCGGTTAATTCCTGACTTAGTTTATTTTTGCAAAACGTGGACCTCCTCCCACCCTACACCCCTGCCCGGCATCCGTGAAGGCATTTAATGGGAGGGGCGTCAAAGCTCCAAAcagtcttcctctctcctccccccgcTCCAGTTGTCAATGCCACTTCGTGAGGGCGGGGGGAGGCGAGGGGAAGCCCTCCCCCTGCATGCTTCAGGCTGAAGCACCTTCCAGGAGTGTGGGGGGAACCGGGTTGTGGACAGCCCCC
The sequence above is drawn from the Desmodus rotundus isolate HL8 chromosome 12, HLdesRot8A.1, whole genome shotgun sequence genome and encodes:
- the SPTBN4 gene encoding spectrin beta chain, non-erythrocytic 4 isoform X4, with the protein product MLMARDGTREDGHKLHKRWLRHQAFMAELAQNKEWLEKIEREGQQLMQEKPELAASVRKKLGEIRQCWAELESTTQAKARQLFEASKADQLVQSFAELDKKLLHMESQLQDVDPGGDLATVNSQLKKLQSMESQVEEWYREVGELQAQTAALPLEPASKELVGERQNAVGERLVRLLEPLQERRRLLLASKELHQVAHDLDDELAWVQERLPLAMQTERGSGLQAVQQHIKKNQGLRREIQAHGPRLEEVLERAGALAALRSPEAEAVRRGQEQLQSAWAGLREAAERRQQVLDAAFQVEQYYFDMAEVEAWLGEQEVLMMSEDKGKDEQSTLQLLKKHLQLEQGVENYEESIAQLSRQCRALLEMGHPDSEQISRRQSQVDRLYVALKELGEERRVSLEQQYWLYQLSRQVDELEHWIAEKELVAGSPELGQDFEHVTVLQEKFSEFANETGTAGRERLAAVNQMVDELIECGHTAAATMAEWKDGLNEAWAELLELMGTRAQLLAASRELHKFFSDARELQGQIEEKRRRLPRLTAPPEPRPSASSMQRTLRAFEHDLQLLVSQVRQLQEGAAQLRTVYAGEHAEAIASREQEVMQGWKELLAACEDARLHVSSTADALRFHSQARDLLSWMDGVSGQIGAADKPRDVSSVEVLMNYHQGLKTELEARAPELTACQELGRSLLLNKSAMADEIQAQLDKLDTRKEEVSDKWDRHWEWLQQMLEVHQFAQEAVVADAWLTAQEPLLQSRELGSSVDEVEQLIRRHEAFRKAAAAWEERFSSLRRLTTIEKIKAEQSKQPPTPLLGRKFFGDPTELAAKAAPLLRPGGYERGLEPLARRASDALSAEVRTRVGYVRQELKPERLQPRIDRLPEVPGRVEPMAPPTAPENVVETPGIPAVAEQVRPRPERQELADRAEELPRRRRPERQESADQSEEAARRRRPERQESVEHEGAHSLTLGRYEQMERRRERRERRLERQESSEQETPARGELARGKATLADIVEQLQEKEAGPGLPVGTSLPQPRELPPGRLPNGLEPPERTPRPDRPRARDRPKPRRRPRPREGGEGGGSRRSRSAPAQGGSAPAPPPPPTHTVQHEGFLLRKRELDANRKSSNRSWVSLYCVLSKGELGFYKDAKGPASGGTHGGEPLLSLHKATSEVASDYKKKKHVFKLQTQDGSEFLLQAKDEEEMNGWLEAVAATVAEHAEIARWGQTLPTTSSTDEGNPKRETGERRASGRRK